In one Steroidobacteraceae bacterium genomic region, the following are encoded:
- a CDS encoding FAD-dependent oxidoreductase produces MTRRYDLAVVGGGIHGAGLAQAAAAAGHRVLLLEKSTIGAGTSSRSSKLIHGGLRYLESAQLRLVRESLHERTLLLRNAPELVRLVRFRVPLYRSTRRRSWQLLLGLSMYAALAGFRRGANFGLIARRHWDELDGLELAHLKRVFWYHDAQTDDRALTAAVARSASGLGAEILCSAQFIRADLHQEGVNISYLHDGAEAECAARVLVNAAGPWAREVQARIAPAVPVPQVELVQGAHVLVDVADPGGYYYVESPRDGRAVFVMPWQGRLLVGTTELRYRASPDRVAPSVAEKHYLVKVLAHYFPRYRDLRVADLGGSFAGLRVLPCGSGHAFHRSRETHFELDRPHSPRVLGIFGGKLTTYRATAASAMQRIATSLPRRRAIARTDRLRLTPQ; encoded by the coding sequence GTGACCCGCCGCTACGATCTGGCCGTCGTCGGCGGCGGAATTCACGGCGCGGGCCTCGCCCAGGCCGCGGCGGCGGCCGGTCATCGCGTCCTGCTCCTCGAGAAATCGACCATCGGTGCGGGAACCTCGAGCCGTTCGAGCAAACTTATCCACGGTGGTCTGCGCTACCTCGAATCCGCCCAGCTGCGATTGGTGCGCGAGAGCCTGCATGAACGCACGTTGCTGTTGCGTAACGCGCCCGAACTGGTTCGCCTCGTGCGTTTTCGCGTGCCGCTCTATCGCAGCACCCGTCGACGCAGCTGGCAACTGCTGCTGGGTTTGTCCATGTACGCGGCGCTGGCGGGATTTCGCCGCGGCGCGAATTTCGGCTTGATTGCGCGCAGGCATTGGGATGAGCTCGACGGCCTCGAGCTCGCACACCTCAAGCGCGTGTTCTGGTATCACGATGCCCAGACCGACGATCGCGCACTCACGGCCGCCGTGGCGCGCTCGGCGAGCGGACTCGGCGCCGAAATCCTGTGCAGCGCGCAGTTCATTCGCGCCGACCTGCACCAGGAGGGTGTCAATATCAGTTATCTTCATGACGGCGCCGAGGCCGAGTGCGCAGCGCGGGTGCTCGTCAATGCCGCGGGTCCCTGGGCGCGCGAAGTTCAGGCGCGCATCGCGCCGGCTGTGCCTGTGCCGCAGGTGGAGCTGGTGCAAGGCGCGCACGTGCTGGTCGATGTCGCAGACCCCGGCGGTTACTACTACGTCGAAAGCCCCCGCGATGGACGCGCGGTGTTCGTCATGCCCTGGCAGGGGCGCCTGCTGGTCGGCACGACCGAGCTGCGCTATCGCGCCTCGCCCGATCGTGTCGCACCGAGCGTCGCCGAAAAACACTACCTGGTCAAAGTGCTGGCTCATTATTTCCCGCGCTACCGCGACCTGCGTGTCGCCGACCTCGGCGGCAGCTTCGCCGGGCTTCGCGTCCTGCCCTGCGGATCAGGTCACGCCTTTCATCGTTCCCGCGAGACGCATTTCGAGCTCGACCGCCCGCACTCGCCGCGGGTCCTCGGAATCTTCGGCGGCAAACTCACGACCTATCGAGCTACCGCCGCCTCGGCCATGCAGCGTATCGCGACCAGCCTGCCCAGGCGGCGCGCGATCGCTCGCACGGATCGACTGCGCCTCACGCCACAGTGA
- a CDS encoding glycerophosphodiester phosphodiesterase family protein, translated as MRARRVVHLVAHRGNAAEFPENTLPGVISAFELGLRFAEIDVQISRDGVPVVIHDHMLTRTAALNESVLEMSAAEITAVDAAETARFGDRFAGLKVPLLSEMIKVLGNYPQAVLFIEIKRASLARFGHDQVVGNILDVIRPYRSQCVLISFDLPAVFRARQQSGVRIGWVLSEYDSHTQLKCEALRPEFLFCDHHKLPGDAAALWRGTWKWVIYEIAELSLAVELARRGADYIETMRVRAMSREIRRGPDGE; from the coding sequence TTGAGAGCGCGTCGTGTCGTGCACCTGGTTGCGCATCGAGGTAACGCGGCCGAGTTTCCCGAGAACACCCTGCCCGGTGTCATCTCGGCCTTCGAGCTCGGGCTGCGCTTCGCGGAAATCGACGTGCAGATCTCGCGCGATGGTGTGCCGGTCGTCATCCACGATCACATGCTGACCCGCACTGCGGCTCTCAATGAGAGCGTACTCGAGATGAGTGCCGCGGAAATCACGGCGGTCGACGCCGCCGAAACCGCGCGCTTTGGCGACCGGTTCGCCGGCCTCAAGGTCCCGTTGCTGAGCGAAATGATCAAGGTACTCGGCAATTATCCGCAGGCGGTACTGTTCATCGAGATCAAGCGCGCGAGCCTCGCGCGCTTCGGCCACGACCAGGTGGTTGGCAACATTCTCGACGTCATCCGCCCTTATCGTTCGCAATGTGTGCTCATCAGCTTCGACCTGCCGGCCGTGTTTCGCGCGCGCCAGCAATCCGGTGTACGCATCGGGTGGGTGCTCAGCGAGTACGACTCGCACACGCAGTTGAAGTGCGAAGCCTTGCGGCCTGAGTTCCTGTTCTGCGACCACCACAAGCTGCCCGGCGATGCGGCCGCACTATGGCGCGGCACCTGGAAATGGGTGATTTACGAGATCGCCGAACTCTCGCTCGCGGTCGAACTGGCCAGACGCGGCGCCGATTACATCGAGACCATGCGGGTGCGGGCGATGTCGCGCGAAATTCGCCGCGGTCCGGACGGCGAGTGA
- a CDS encoding polymer-forming cytoskeletal protein — MTDTPRRRLRDSFSKSPTFIAAGTEIDGDIVCKGTLVLAGSVRGNGRLHANLNLSAGASWHGDIAAESAIVAGAVVGTIRCRERLEVSASARVEGDVEARSVAIANGAVIAGQVIVTGQSSALRFDEKRND; from the coding sequence ATGACCGATACCCCCCGACGCCGGTTGCGCGACAGCTTCAGCAAATCGCCCACCTTCATCGCCGCCGGTACCGAAATCGACGGCGACATTGTCTGCAAAGGCACCCTGGTGCTGGCCGGATCGGTCCGGGGCAATGGCCGACTTCATGCCAACCTGAACCTGTCGGCGGGCGCCAGCTGGCACGGCGATATCGCAGCCGAAAGCGCGATCGTCGCGGGTGCCGTCGTCGGCACCATCCGCTGCCGCGAACGTCTCGAAGTGAGTGCCAGTGCGCGCGTCGAAGGCGATGTCGAGGCACGCAGCGTCGCCATTGCAAATGGCGCCGTGATTGCCGGCCAGGTGATCGTCACCGGCCAAAGTAGCGCGTTGCGCTTCGACGAGAAGCGCAACGACTGA
- a CDS encoding SPOR domain-containing protein gives MARFRAADVASLRGLAVMAAAALLMLGACNRLDSDWRSAQAADTAEGYEQFISRHPDSREALVARERILQLAEQLDWDKAVLEDTVEAYTRFMVQHPGSRWSEEARARILNYKPEAAGGDAATTPAEEAAAAAAAAATPAPIAKINPVPRTAEPAVAAPSPVSEAKTKTLPGTPPKQRSAAPPPASDGAYAVQLGAYSSEARANQAWRELSERHSQFLRDAVPQVSPVDTSSGKMFRLRTPVRDGETARDLCERLRKAGTACLVTRG, from the coding sequence ATGGCCAGATTTCGTGCCGCGGACGTCGCGTCGCTACGCGGGCTCGCGGTAATGGCAGCGGCAGCATTGCTCATGCTCGGTGCCTGCAATCGCCTCGACAGCGACTGGCGATCGGCCCAGGCCGCGGACACAGCGGAAGGCTACGAGCAGTTCATATCCCGTCATCCCGACAGCCGCGAAGCCCTGGTGGCCCGGGAGCGGATCCTGCAGCTCGCCGAGCAACTCGATTGGGACAAGGCCGTGCTCGAGGATACGGTGGAGGCCTATACCCGCTTCATGGTGCAGCATCCGGGCAGCCGCTGGAGTGAGGAGGCGCGGGCACGCATACTCAATTACAAACCCGAAGCGGCCGGCGGCGATGCCGCAACGACTCCCGCCGAGGAAGCGGCTGCGGCCGCGGCTGCGGCCGCGACCCCTGCGCCGATTGCCAAGATCAACCCCGTACCGCGGACCGCCGAACCTGCCGTCGCGGCGCCATCGCCTGTGTCCGAAGCGAAAACAAAAACTCTGCCCGGCACGCCGCCGAAGCAGCGCAGCGCTGCGCCACCGCCGGCCAGTGATGGCGCCTATGCCGTGCAATTGGGCGCATACAGCAGCGAAGCTCGCGCCAACCAGGCCTGGCGTGAACTCAGCGAAAGGCATAGTCAATTTCTTCGCGATGCCGTGCCACAGGTTTCACCCGTCGATACATCGAGCGGCAAAATGTTCCGCCTGCGCACCCCGGTGCGCGACGGTGAAACCGCCCGCGACCTTTGCGAGCGACTGCGCAAGGCCGGTACGGCTTGCCTCGTCACGCGCGGCTAG
- a CDS encoding pitrilysin family protein: MPASPFARSCLYFFLLALPAVAAAADVKVAGRERIESRTLANGMKLIVWPDNDIPNIVIYNWVRVGSRNEAPGITGLAHFFEHMMFNGTSRRAPGEFDRVMEANGGANNAYTTDDVTVYQDWIPRGTLETVFDLESDRLAHLSFDPKVVESERNVVYSERRLRVEDNTTGQLAEQVQATAFAAHPYHFPTIGWPSDIKGWQIDDLKNFFRTYYAPNNCTMVVVGDVSAAQVFDLANKYFEPIASQPPPQPIRTIEPEQLGEKRVTLQTEAQTPLLQFAYKAPAAGDARGPALDLLLAVLTDGDASRLHRALVERSKVAIDVSGYWQEGFDPGLLWFFLTLPSGADVAAAEAAFDGELSKVVSEGVSDEELRRAKNMALSGFWQGMATINGKARLLGQFEVMHGGYDKLFAAPADYERVTAAQLRELAAELFDARRRTVGVLQATQAQKEPT, from the coding sequence ATGCCCGCATCGCCGTTTGCAAGAAGTTGCCTCTATTTTTTCCTGCTCGCGCTGCCAGCCGTTGCCGCCGCCGCGGATGTGAAGGTCGCCGGCCGCGAGCGCATCGAGTCGCGCACCCTCGCGAACGGCATGAAACTGATCGTCTGGCCCGACAACGACATTCCCAATATCGTCATTTACAACTGGGTGCGCGTGGGTAGCCGCAATGAGGCGCCCGGTATCACCGGCCTCGCGCATTTTTTCGAACACATGATGTTCAACGGCACGTCGCGGCGGGCGCCCGGCGAGTTCGATCGCGTCATGGAGGCGAACGGCGGGGCCAACAATGCCTATACGACGGATGACGTGACGGTGTATCAGGACTGGATCCCGCGCGGCACGCTCGAGACGGTCTTCGATCTCGAGTCGGATCGACTGGCGCACCTGTCCTTCGATCCGAAGGTCGTCGAGAGCGAGCGCAATGTCGTCTACTCCGAGCGGCGCCTGCGGGTGGAGGACAACACGACCGGCCAGCTGGCCGAGCAGGTTCAGGCGACGGCATTTGCAGCCCATCCTTACCATTTTCCGACGATCGGGTGGCCATCGGACATCAAGGGTTGGCAGATCGACGATCTGAAGAACTTCTTTCGCACCTATTACGCACCGAACAACTGCACGATGGTGGTGGTCGGGGATGTGTCGGCGGCGCAGGTCTTTGATCTCGCAAACAAGTACTTCGAGCCCATCGCGTCCCAGCCGCCGCCGCAGCCGATACGCACGATCGAGCCCGAGCAACTGGGTGAGAAGCGCGTGACCTTGCAGACTGAGGCGCAGACGCCGCTGCTGCAGTTTGCCTACAAGGCCCCCGCTGCCGGCGATGCACGCGGTCCGGCCCTTGATCTACTGCTTGCGGTCCTGACCGATGGCGATGCCTCGCGCCTGCACCGGGCGCTGGTCGAGCGGAGCAAGGTCGCGATCGATGTCAGCGGCTATTGGCAGGAGGGATTTGATCCCGGCCTGCTGTGGTTCTTCCTCACCCTTCCGTCGGGCGCCGACGTTGCCGCAGCGGAGGCGGCGTTCGATGGCGAACTGTCGAAGGTGGTCAGTGAGGGCGTGAGCGATGAGGAGCTGCGACGCGCCAAGAACATGGCGCTGTCCGGATTCTGGCAAGGCATGGCCACGATCAACGGCAAGGCGCGGCTCCTCGGTCAGTTCGAGGTAATGCACGGCGGTTACGACAAGTTGTTCGCGGCGCCCGCCGACTACGAGCGCGTGACAGCGGCGCAGTTGCGCGAACTGGCCGCAGAGCTGTTCGATGCGCGGCGGCGAACCGTAGGGGTATTGCAGGCCACTCAGGCACAAAAGGAGCCGACATGA
- a CDS encoding pitrilysin family protein, whose amino-acid sequence MKLLARLAWVLACAVPLHVVDAATRVGVEVPKHSRSVLANGMTLIVVPQPEVPLLAFNLVIKGGGRLDVPQRAGVASLTAGLLEKGAGARDAFAFADAVAAVGGSFNAGAADEAIAVSGQFLSRDRELLLELLADVAQRARLDEGEFSKLRDRDIEFIRAAKDSDPSGLIGTYGRAMLYGNHPYGLPTDGSEASLARIRVDDVRAFYRDNVSADRATLVLAGDVDPKWAQRAVRKAFAGWQRAKNPLPALAAAAPLAERRVLLIDSPGSAQTYFWLGNVGVDRYFDARAALDIVNTLYGGRFTSILNSELRIKSGLSYGASSRFSRGRVAGPFAIASFTQTDTTVQAIDLALATLGRLHDDAVDAEMIDSARAYVLGQYPLRLETAGHWAGALAELDLYGLGTEYIEGYGAALNAVTTEDARRVIERAFPTPDHLQLVLIGDASRIREGIAKYGPVTEMPLAATEFHPGP is encoded by the coding sequence ATGAAATTGCTGGCTCGACTGGCATGGGTGTTGGCATGTGCCGTGCCTTTGCATGTGGTGGATGCCGCGACGCGGGTTGGCGTCGAAGTGCCGAAGCACAGCCGCAGCGTGCTCGCCAACGGCATGACCTTGATCGTCGTACCGCAGCCCGAGGTACCCCTGCTTGCCTTCAATCTGGTCATCAAGGGCGGTGGCCGGCTCGATGTGCCGCAGCGCGCCGGCGTTGCATCGCTTACGGCTGGCCTGCTGGAGAAGGGCGCCGGGGCTCGCGATGCGTTCGCATTTGCCGATGCGGTGGCGGCCGTGGGCGGCAGTTTCAATGCCGGAGCGGCCGATGAAGCCATCGCCGTCAGCGGCCAATTCCTCTCGCGCGATCGCGAACTGTTGCTCGAGCTGCTCGCCGATGTCGCGCAACGGGCGCGACTCGATGAGGGTGAATTCTCGAAGCTGCGGGATCGCGACATCGAATTCATCCGCGCCGCCAAGGACAGCGATCCGTCCGGCCTGATCGGCACCTATGGTCGGGCAATGCTCTACGGCAATCACCCTTACGGACTGCCGACGGACGGCAGCGAGGCGAGCCTCGCGCGCATCCGTGTCGATGATGTGCGTGCCTTTTACCGCGACAATGTCAGCGCCGATCGCGCCACACTGGTGCTTGCCGGCGATGTCGATCCCAAATGGGCGCAACGCGCGGTGCGCAAAGCCTTCGCTGGCTGGCAGCGCGCAAAGAACCCGCTGCCGGCGCTTGCAGCTGCGGCGCCGCTCGCCGAGCGGCGCGTCCTGCTGATCGATTCGCCGGGTTCCGCACAGACGTATTTCTGGCTTGGCAATGTCGGCGTCGATCGCTACTTCGATGCCCGGGCGGCGCTCGATATCGTCAACACGCTCTACGGCGGACGCTTCACCTCGATCCTGAACAGCGAACTGCGCATCAAGTCGGGTTTGAGCTATGGCGCGTCATCGCGTTTCAGCCGTGGCCGCGTCGCGGGTCCGTTTGCAATCGCCTCGTTCACGCAGACCGACACGACCGTGCAGGCCATCGACCTGGCGCTCGCCACCCTCGGACGGCTGCACGATGACGCCGTCGATGCCGAAATGATCGACTCGGCGCGGGCGTACGTGCTCGGGCAATACCCTTTGCGTCTCGAGACTGCGGGCCACTGGGCGGGTGCGCTCGCCGAGCTCGATCTATACGGCCTTGGAACGGAATACATCGAAGGGTATGGCGCCGCGCTCAATGCAGTGACTACCGAGGATGCGCGCCGCGTGATCGAGCGCGCGTTCCCGACGCCTGATCATCTGCAGCTGGTACTGATAGGCGATGCCAGCAGGATTCGCGAGGGGATAGCCAAGTACGGGCCGGTCACCGAGATGCCGCTCGCAGCCACGGAATTCCATCCCGGACCATGA
- a CDS encoding cation diffusion facilitator family transporter: MSQSSSLRAILYAFLANLGIAFAKLAAALYTGSGSMLAEAIHSFADSGNQVLLWIGLRQSQRPADARHPLGYGKLSYFWSFIVALMLFSVGGLFSIYEGWNKLHAGEPLSRPWVALAVLAVSILLETFSLLGCLREIGKLRGGRSLRNWLRGTRNAELVVVLGEDVAALIGLVLAMGFVALASITGESRYDAIGSILIGIVLVLVSIFVALRMKSLIVGTSASEDFRAALDSALASDSNIDAVLNAITLQFGPKIMLAAKIRLRPGLSADEAVVAINALERELKAHLPELGWCFIEPDVTDD; the protein is encoded by the coding sequence ATGTCGCAGTCATCGTCATTGCGGGCGATCCTCTACGCATTCCTCGCCAATCTCGGCATAGCGTTCGCAAAGCTCGCTGCGGCGCTCTACACCGGCTCGGGGAGCATGCTCGCCGAAGCGATCCACTCCTTTGCAGACAGCGGCAATCAGGTGCTGTTGTGGATCGGACTGCGCCAGTCGCAACGGCCCGCTGACGCACGCCATCCGCTCGGCTACGGCAAGCTGTCCTATTTCTGGAGTTTCATCGTTGCGCTGATGCTCTTCAGCGTCGGCGGATTGTTCTCGATCTACGAAGGGTGGAACAAGCTGCATGCGGGCGAGCCGTTGTCCCGGCCCTGGGTCGCGCTGGCCGTGCTTGCCGTTTCGATACTGCTCGAGACTTTCTCGCTCCTCGGCTGCCTGCGCGAGATCGGCAAATTGCGTGGCGGCCGCAGCCTTCGTAACTGGCTTCGCGGAACACGCAATGCAGAGCTGGTGGTCGTGCTTGGCGAGGACGTCGCCGCGCTGATCGGGCTCGTGCTCGCGATGGGCTTCGTGGCGCTCGCCAGCATCACCGGCGAGTCACGCTACGATGCGATCGGGTCCATATTGATCGGCATCGTCCTGGTGCTGGTATCGATCTTCGTCGCGCTGCGGATGAAGAGCCTGATCGTCGGCACGTCGGCGAGCGAGGATTTTCGCGCTGCACTCGATTCCGCGCTGGCAAGTGATTCGAACATCGACGCCGTATTGAATGCGATCACGTTGCAATTCGGCCCCAAGATCATGCTCGCGGCCAAGATCCGCCTGCGTCCGGGTTTGAGCGCGGACGAGGCCGTGGTGGCCATCAATGCGCTCGAGCGCGAGCTCAAGGCGCACTTGCCTGAACTCGGCTGGTGTTTCATCGAACCGGATGTGACCGACGACTGA
- a CDS encoding DUF924 family protein produces the protein MSDRARQVLDYWFGPAAIGTEDALNARMGFWFGGQASPEVIAMRDQQIELRFGDLVRQAMAGELAQWAASPRRRLALIILLDQFPRSIHRGKAEAFAGDEAALRLTLEGMQLGADAALTAPERLFFYMPLQHAESLEIHDESLAAFRRLVAEAPMALKPVFVDVLNYADLHRSIVARFGRFPHRNAALGRPSSDEELRYLADSAPRFGQ, from the coding sequence ATGAGCGATCGTGCGCGCCAGGTGCTCGATTACTGGTTCGGTCCGGCCGCGATCGGCACCGAGGACGCACTCAATGCCAGGATGGGCTTCTGGTTCGGCGGCCAGGCGTCGCCGGAAGTCATCGCGATGCGCGACCAGCAGATCGAGCTGCGCTTCGGCGATCTGGTCCGGCAGGCCATGGCGGGCGAGCTCGCGCAATGGGCCGCGAGTCCGCGCCGGCGCCTGGCGCTGATCATCCTGCTCGATCAGTTCCCGCGCAGTATTCACCGCGGCAAGGCCGAGGCTTTCGCCGGGGACGAGGCTGCGCTGCGACTTACGCTGGAGGGCATGCAGCTCGGCGCCGATGCCGCGCTCACGGCCCCGGAGCGCTTGTTCTTCTACATGCCATTGCAACATGCGGAGTCGCTGGAGATCCACGACGAATCACTCGCCGCATTCCGGCGCCTGGTCGCCGAGGCGCCCATGGCGTTGAAGCCCGTATTCGTCGATGTCCTCAACTACGCCGATCTGCATCGCAGCATCGTCGCGCGTTTCGGTCGTTTCCCGCACCGCAACGCCGCATTGGGTCGGCCATCGAGCGACGAGGAATTACGCTATCTGGCAGACAGCGCGCCGCGTTTCGGGCAATAA
- a CDS encoding pirin family protein → MQILRGKSHDLGGFAVRRMLPAPQQRMVGPFIFFDHFGPATLAPDVAMDVRPHPHIGLATVTYLYEGAIMHRDSLGCAEEIRPGDINWMIAGGGIVHSERTPASLRGRSFALHGLQCWLALPDAHEDDAAEFFHYPASDLPQLDVAGARLRVLAGDAFGRRSPVKVHQPTLYVDVLMPAGSGIAVPEEHEERAVYLLSGELDIDGNALAAGEMALLRSGECVLRATRDCLLVLLGGQRFGVPRHIWWNFVASNRERIDRAGERWRNRDFPTVPGDEVEFIPLPEERSA, encoded by the coding sequence ATGCAGATTCTGCGCGGCAAGAGCCATGATCTCGGTGGGTTCGCGGTCCGGCGCATGCTGCCGGCGCCTCAGCAGCGCATGGTAGGCCCCTTCATTTTCTTCGACCACTTCGGCCCGGCAACGCTTGCGCCGGACGTTGCCATGGACGTGCGCCCACACCCGCATATCGGTCTCGCCACCGTGACCTATCTGTACGAGGGCGCCATCATGCACCGTGACAGCCTCGGCTGTGCGGAGGAAATCCGTCCCGGCGACATCAACTGGATGATCGCCGGCGGCGGCATCGTGCACTCCGAGCGCACGCCAGCGTCGTTGCGTGGCCGGAGTTTCGCCCTGCACGGTCTGCAATGCTGGCTCGCGCTGCCGGATGCACACGAAGACGACGCTGCCGAGTTTTTTCACTATCCGGCGAGCGACCTGCCGCAATTGGACGTCGCAGGCGCGCGCCTGCGGGTACTTGCAGGCGATGCCTTCGGGCGGCGCTCGCCCGTCAAGGTTCACCAGCCAACTCTCTATGTGGATGTGCTCATGCCCGCGGGATCTGGCATCGCCGTTCCAGAGGAGCACGAGGAGCGCGCTGTTTACCTCCTGAGCGGTGAACTCGACATCGACGGCAACGCGCTCGCCGCCGGCGAGATGGCATTGCTCCGCAGCGGCGAGTGCGTGCTGCGTGCCACGCGCGACTGCCTGCTGGTGCTGCTCGGCGGACAGCGCTTCGGGGTGCCCCGGCACATCTGGTGGAATTTCGTCGCGAGCAATCGTGAGCGCATCGATCGGGCCGGTGAGCGCTGGCGCAATCGTGACTTTCCCACGGTGCCGGGCGATGAGGTGGAATTCATCCCACTGCCCGAGGAGCGATCCGCATGA